GCCCGGCAGCAATTCGTCGTACTGTTTGCGCGAGATCTTCGCTTGGTGCATCTTTTAAGACGTAGCCTGATACCCCCGCGGCGCGCGCGCGCTCTAAATACCCCGGTCGTGCGAAGGTGGTTACCACCAGAACTTTGGTGGCGAGGTTTAAGCGTTGAATTTCCTGCGCTAGTTCGATGCCTGATTTATTAGGCATTTCGATGTCAGTAACCAGCACGTCGGGACGCAATTTTTTCACGTGTTCTAATGCTTCGCTGCCGTCGCAGGCTTGCGCTAAAACTTCAATGTCAGCTTCTAACGATAACAGTGTGGCGAGAGCACCGCGTAGCAGGGATTGATCCTCAGCGAGAATAGTCGTAATCATAATGTTAGTGAGTCAGTGGAATAGTTAATGAAATACGCACGCCGGCTAGCGTGTCGATTTGGGTGCGACCACCGAGATCGTCGATGCGTTGCCGTAATCCACTAAGTCCGGAACCTTCGGAGGTGATGGTGCCTTTGCCGTTATCATGGATGATTAATTTAAATGTTTGTTGGTTTTGCTCGAATACTAACTGAGCTTTGTTCGCGCGTGCGTGACGTACAATATTGGTGGTCGCTTCGCGTACCGCTAGTCCTAAGGTTCGGTCGACGTGCGAATCAAGTTTTGGTAGTTCACCAACTACCTCTAAGTCGACTCCCGCGGAGGTCAGTATAGAGCGTGCGCGGTGCAACTCTTTAGCGACACTGGTTTGGTTCATGTTGGCGACGGCTTCTCGAACATTGGCGAGTGCTTCGCGTGACGTGTGCCGTATTTCCTCTATTTCTTGTTTGGCTCTAGCCGGGTCGCGTTCAATTAGTTTGCTCGCAACCTCGGATTTCAACGCGACCATGGTCAGGGTTTGGCCGAGCAGATCGTGTAAGTCTTGCGCAATGCGTTCACGTTCGGCCAAGGTAGCCATTTGGGTATCGTGGTCACGCGATCGCCGTAATTGTTCGACTTGCTCATCTTGGCTAGCACCGTAAATGCATCCGACACCGATCGCAAAGCCGGCGACCAGCGGAA
This sequence is a window from Arenicella xantha. Protein-coding genes within it:
- a CDS encoding response regulator transcription factor, whose protein sequence is MITTILAEDQSLLRGALATLLSLEADIEVLAQACDGSEALEHVKKLRPDVLVTDIEMPNKSGIELAQEIQRLNLATKVLVVTTFARPGYLERARAAGVSGYVLKDAPSEDLAQTVRRIAAGQTVIDPALAEAAWATSDPLSDRERAILRLAEAGHTNKRIAKQLHLSAGTVRNYLAQATQKLGAGNRIEAFRIARENGWL
- a CDS encoding sensor histidine kinase, which translates into the protein MKFQANNIKALGSRPEFYLIYLVFYITPWFFQSPSKTDIIASIVGLMVFLPVYFLAFRDPSRDNIPHTVAFVLIGFVLSQFNGGFTVFHIYACVLTAYTRPERRAWIGLALVSFSFIIFTVATNQPWWVYSFPLVAGFAIGVGCIYGASQDEQVEQLRRSRDHDTQMATLAERERIAQDLHDLLGQTLTMVALKSEVASKLIERDPARAKQEIEEIRHTSREALANVREAVANMNQTSVAKELHRARSILTSAGVDLEVVGELPKLDSHVDRTLGLAVREATTNIVRHARANKAQLVFEQNQQTFKLIIHDNGKGTITSEGSGLSGLRQRIDDLGGRTQIDTLAGVRISLTIPLTH